In the genome of bacterium, one region contains:
- a CDS encoding Eco29kI family restriction endonuclease: MSREIENIAAQLRDLSERLAAEETTSLTAPRARKARRTIAAAYEKIRIVLDDLDPIKHPGYVFKPSNPEVAGRIIGVALIAQPRKPMEAIARFYGSGVYALYYRGNFHAYKRISGMEHPIYIGKADPAKPNSETALEQGDRLARRLKEHSKNLVKVSTTLNLNDFEYRALVVQTGYQSAAEEYLINLFKPIWNKEIEICYGFGKHGDSPDTRANLRSPWDTLHPGREWAHRDPNMKDARLQSTLIQAIAAHFAKYPPLRSVDEILRRFLDEMREIS, encoded by the coding sequence ATGTCACGCGAAATTGAAAACATAGCTGCGCAGCTTCGGGACCTTTCGGAACGGCTCGCTGCGGAAGAAACCACGAGCCTAACCGCGCCGCGCGCCCGTAAAGCTCGCAGGACGATTGCCGCAGCTTATGAAAAAATCCGCATTGTTCTAGACGATCTCGATCCCATTAAGCACCCCGGGTACGTATTCAAACCATCGAATCCGGAGGTTGCTGGACGAATTATTGGAGTCGCATTGATCGCTCAACCACGCAAACCCATGGAGGCGATCGCGAGATTTTACGGATCCGGTGTCTATGCTCTTTATTATCGCGGTAATTTTCATGCGTATAAACGAATTTCAGGAATGGAACATCCCATTTATATTGGAAAGGCAGACCCTGCTAAACCAAACAGTGAAACAGCGCTTGAACAGGGTGATCGCCTTGCGAGGCGACTTAAAGAACATAGTAAAAATCTTGTGAAAGTGAGTACGACGCTCAATCTGAACGATTTCGAATATCGCGCCCTAGTGGTGCAAACTGGCTATCAATCGGCTGCGGAAGAGTATTTGATCAATCTTTTTAAGCCCATTTGGAATAAAGAGATCGAAATATGTTACGGCTTTGGTAAACACGGGGACTCTCCGGATACGCGCGCAAATTTACGTTCTCCTTGGGACACGCTCCACCCCGGACGCGAATGGGCTCACCGAGATCCGAACATGAAGGATGCTCGTTTGCAATCAACTTTGATACAAGCGATTGCGGCACATTTCGCGAAATATCCACCGCTGCGGTCGGTTGACGAAATTCTGCGAAGATTTCTCGATGAAATGCGCGAGATTTCTTAG
- a CDS encoding formylglycine-generating enzyme family protein, whose protein sequence is MRVNRLSMLALCVALFACSLGCGCGCGDDDDDSSGDDADDDAGDDDSGDDDDNAGDDDDATDDDADDDATPVFTSIPSGSFTMGSPVSEAGRYDNETQHTVTLTRGFEIAVHETTQDEYAALMTWNPSKFGPEWPYDEYPECGGDCPVENVSWFDALSYANELSEQAGYDPCFLIGEIACADGSLVGSNAASCRNQVQRGIADAQVTLHAVTSVYDCEGYRLPTEAEWEYAARAGALSAYHDGTDSDGTHLLCETPFPLTDIAWYCANGNDTTHPVASNTPNAWGLFDTSGNVFEWTWDWFGDYPGSVIDPEGGWPANDRVSRGGHFGADAAAVRSAYRGGIGPGAQDRFQGFRLVRTEP, encoded by the coding sequence ATGCGTGTTAATCGGCTGTCGATGTTGGCGCTATGCGTAGCCTTGTTTGCTTGCTCGCTGGGCTGCGGTTGCGGATGCGGCGATGACGACGACGATTCCTCCGGCGATGACGCGGACGACGACGCAGGCGACGACGATTCGGGCGATGACGATGACAATGCGGGCGATGACGACGACGCGACGGATGACGATGCGGACGACGACGCTACGCCGGTATTTACATCAATCCCCTCCGGTTCGTTCACCATGGGAAGCCCCGTTTCCGAAGCGGGACGATACGACAACGAGACGCAACACACCGTGACGCTGACGCGGGGATTCGAGATCGCCGTTCACGAAACGACGCAGGACGAATACGCGGCGCTGATGACCTGGAATCCGAGCAAGTTCGGTCCCGAATGGCCGTACGACGAATATCCGGAATGCGGGGGCGATTGTCCGGTCGAAAACGTGAGCTGGTTCGATGCCCTGTCTTACGCGAACGAGCTTTCGGAGCAGGCCGGTTACGATCCGTGTTTTCTCATCGGCGAAATCGCGTGCGCGGATGGTTCGCTCGTCGGCTCAAACGCCGCAAGTTGCCGCAACCAGGTTCAGCGTGGCATCGCTGACGCGCAGGTCACTCTGCACGCAGTGACGTCGGTCTACGATTGCGAAGGCTATCGCCTGCCGACGGAGGCCGAGTGGGAGTACGCGGCGCGGGCGGGCGCCCTTTCGGCCTATCACGACGGCACGGACAGCGACGGAACGCACCTTCTATGCGAGACGCCGTTCCCCCTGACGGATATCGCCTGGTATTGCGCGAACGGGAACGACACGACGCACCCCGTCGCGAGCAACACGCCTAACGCCTGGGGGCTGTTCGACACGAGTGGCAACGTCTTTGAATGGACGTGGGACTGGTTCGGCGACTACCCCGGTTCGGTGATCGATCCGGAAGGCGGATGGCCCGCAAACGACAGGGTCAGCCGCGGAGGTCATTTCGGCGCGGATGCCGCGGCCGTACGTTCCGCGTATCGCGGTGGCATCGGTCCAGGGGCGCAGGATCGTTTTCAGGGATTTCGTCTCGTTCGAACCGAGCCCTGA
- a CDS encoding very short patch repair endonuclease, which translates to MDTLSLKERSERMARVRAKDTKPEMLVRSLAHSLGYRYRLHARDLPGCPDLVFRRRRKVIFVNGCFWHRHARCALARLPKSRREFWVPKLEANKARDRRIRRALQRNGWKVLTIWECQIKDIEKLSRNLRRFLDA; encoded by the coding sequence TTGGACACGCTGTCATTGAAAGAGCGCTCGGAACGCATGGCGCGTGTGCGTGCCAAGGATACGAAACCGGAAATGCTCGTCCGAAGTCTTGCGCACTCTCTTGGATATCGATACCGTCTCCATGCTCGCGATTTGCCTGGATGTCCTGATCTGGTTTTCAGACGACGACGAAAAGTTATTTTCGTAAACGGTTGCTTTTGGCATCGCCACGCTCGTTGCGCTCTAGCGCGATTGCCGAAATCCCGACGTGAGTTTTGGGTGCCCAAGCTCGAAGCCAACAAAGCACGCGACAGGCGTATTAGACGCGCTCTTCAAAGAAACGGTTGGAAGGTATTGACGATTTGGGAATGTCAGATTAAGGACATTGAGAAGCTGAGCCGAAATTTACGGAGATTCCTCGATGCGTAG
- a CDS encoding 3-hydroxyacyl-CoA dehydrogenase/enoyl-CoA hydratase family protein encodes MGRTIGKVAVLGSGVMGSGIAAHLAGCGYPVLMLDITPSKAGETPAKTPAERNRIAAASVEGMKKARPPKLFSKNDLARIEIGNFEDHISRIAECDWIIEAIVEDLAPKKEILALVDKHRRKDAIVTTNTSGISVEKMVEDCSDDMKRHFLGTHFFNPVRFMKLLEIIPHPKSDPEVVKFAADFCANELGKGVVWCKDTPNFIANRIGMHAICVTMNEMVERGLRIEEVDAIVGEPLGRPRSAAFRTSDLVGLDTMNHVAATVYNNCAGDEEREVFRMPAFVGKLIEQGKLGDKTGSGFYGRKGKEKLVVNPQTLEYEPVQQVELASVASAMEVKKLPDRVKRVVFGDDKAAEFARAVAFRGLIYAANRIPEIADSIVEVDNAMQWGFNWQAGPFRTWDAIGLAESVARMKAEGYNVPAKITEMLAKGNTVFYKTEGGKDFAYDLLEHRYVEIAKDPQVIILKDLPKESVFEKNDGATIRDIGDGIACLEFHTKMNSIDPDIIAMMERCADLLDEGRFEGLVVANDATDFCVGANLFIALVAVNNGEYGQVEEGLKRFQDATMRLKYSPRPVVVAPTGKTLGGGAELCLMADRIAGHAETYMGLIEVGVGLIPAGGGTKEMTLRATENLPGNPVPLLPYAQKAFEAIAMAKVSVGFKEAVDIGLARPSDVFIPSRDLLIHEAKTIAKSLLAAGYQKGQPRTDIVVAGESAKAAFLIAVDGMKRAGWVSDHDVKIAGKVAHIVAGGKRAEGQTISEQELLDMEREAFMSLIGEEKTQARMQHMLMNGKPLRN; translated from the coding sequence ATGGGTCGCACGATCGGAAAGGTCGCCGTGTTGGGATCGGGCGTCATGGGCTCGGGTATCGCCGCCCATCTCGCCGGTTGCGGTTATCCCGTCCTGATGCTCGACATCACGCCCTCAAAGGCCGGTGAAACGCCCGCCAAGACGCCCGCCGAACGCAATCGGATCGCGGCGGCGAGCGTCGAGGGCATGAAAAAGGCGCGCCCGCCAAAACTATTCTCGAAAAACGACCTCGCGCGGATCGAGATCGGCAACTTCGAGGACCACATCAGCCGTATCGCCGAGTGCGACTGGATCATCGAGGCGATCGTCGAGGACCTCGCACCCAAGAAGGAAATCCTCGCCCTTGTCGATAAACATCGCCGCAAGGATGCGATCGTCACGACGAACACCTCCGGCATCTCCGTCGAGAAGATGGTCGAGGATTGCTCGGACGACATGAAGAGGCATTTCCTCGGAACGCACTTTTTCAACCCCGTCCGCTTCATGAAGCTGCTCGAAATCATTCCGCATCCGAAATCGGATCCGGAGGTGGTCAAATTCGCGGCGGACTTCTGCGCGAACGAGCTCGGAAAAGGCGTCGTCTGGTGCAAGGACACGCCGAATTTCATCGCCAACCGCATCGGGATGCACGCGATCTGCGTCACGATGAACGAAATGGTCGAGCGCGGCCTGCGTATCGAGGAGGTCGACGCGATCGTCGGCGAGCCGCTTGGCCGCCCCCGTTCCGCCGCCTTCCGAACCTCCGACCTCGTCGGCCTGGACACAATGAATCACGTCGCGGCCACGGTTTACAACAATTGCGCGGGCGATGAGGAGCGCGAGGTTTTCCGGATGCCGGCGTTCGTCGGCAAGCTCATCGAGCAGGGCAAGCTCGGCGACAAGACCGGCTCGGGCTTTTACGGGCGCAAGGGTAAGGAAAAGCTGGTCGTCAACCCGCAAACGCTCGAATACGAACCGGTGCAACAGGTGGAGCTTGCGTCCGTCGCCTCGGCGATGGAGGTGAAAAAGCTGCCCGATCGCGTCAAGCGCGTCGTGTTCGGCGACGACAAGGCGGCCGAATTCGCGCGTGCCGTGGCTTTTCGCGGCCTGATCTACGCGGCCAATCGCATCCCGGAGATCGCCGATTCGATCGTCGAGGTCGATAACGCGATGCAGTGGGGCTTCAACTGGCAGGCCGGGCCGTTCCGCACGTGGGACGCGATCGGGCTTGCGGAATCGGTCGCGCGCATGAAGGCCGAGGGTTACAACGTTCCGGCGAAGATCACGGAGATGCTCGCCAAGGGCAACACCGTCTTCTACAAAACCGAGGGCGGCAAGGACTTCGCCTACGACCTGCTGGAACACCGCTACGTGGAAATCGCGAAGGATCCGCAGGTCATCATCCTCAAGGATCTGCCGAAAGAATCCGTCTTCGAAAAGAACGACGGCGCGACGATTCGCGACATCGGCGACGGCATCGCTTGCCTCGAGTTCCACACGAAAATGAACTCGATCGACCCGGACATCATCGCCATGATGGAGCGTTGCGCCGACCTGCTCGACGAGGGTCGATTCGAGGGGCTCGTCGTCGCCAACGACGCGACGGACTTTTGCGTCGGCGCCAATCTTTTCATCGCGCTTGTCGCGGTCAACAACGGCGAATACGGCCAAGTCGAGGAAGGGCTCAAGCGGTTCCAGGACGCGACGATGCGCCTGAAGTATTCGCCGCGCCCGGTCGTCGTCGCGCCCACCGGCAAGACGCTCGGCGGCGGCGCGGAGCTTTGCCTCATGGCCGACCGCATCGCGGGTCACGCGGAGACATACATGGGCCTCATCGAAGTCGGCGTGGGCCTCATCCCCGCCGGCGGCGGCACGAAAGAAATGACGTTGCGCGCCACCGAGAATCTGCCGGGCAACCCCGTGCCGCTTCTGCCGTACGCGCAAAAGGCGTTCGAGGCGATCGCCATGGCAAAGGTCTCGGTCGGCTTCAAGGAAGCCGTCGATATCGGTCTCGCGCGGCCCTCCGACGTGTTTATCCCGAGCCGCGACCTGCTGATCCACGAAGCGAAAACCATCGCGAAGTCGTTGCTCGCCGCGGGCTACCAGAAAGGCCAGCCGCGCACGGACATCGTCGTCGCGGGCGAGTCCGCCAAGGCCGCGTTCCTCATCGCGGTGGACGGCATGAAACGCGCGGGCTGGGTGTCCGACCACGACGTGAAGATCGCGGGCAAGGTCGCGCACATCGTCGCGGGCGGAAAGCGCGCCGAGGGTCAGACAATCTCGGAGCAGGAGTTGCTCGACATGGAGCGCGAGGCGTTCATGAGCTTGATCGGCGAAGAAAAGACGCAGGCGCGCATGCAGCACATGCTGATGAACGGAAAGCCGCTGCGTAACTAG
- a CDS encoding prephenate dehydrogenase/arogenate dehydrogenase family protein has translation MAFNTVAIAGLGLVGGSVALALRQAAPNTRILGFDLPARLSLLQNAHVADEVDAVEHLPERAGDADLVFVAVPAEHVAEVVGALSGRVKDRAIVTDVAGVKSAICEAGGRALGPKIFIGGHPMAGAEGQGVRRADPLLFRGRPWLLCPLAGVNPESLLDLMALVEKFGAKPMTLDPPDHDRLVALVSHLPQLVATTLMAVVERAGPDRENALKIAGPAFREITRVAASDYSQWEGILRLNRAPISKALDELEAALSELRKRLADDDLAPMWREASGRRRKMVDQGFRPATRAPRGE, from the coding sequence ATGGCGTTTAACACCGTCGCCATCGCGGGGCTCGGGCTTGTCGGCGGTTCCGTCGCGCTCGCGCTGCGCCAAGCGGCGCCGAACACCCGCATCCTCGGTTTCGATCTTCCCGCCCGACTCTCGCTTCTGCAAAACGCCCACGTCGCCGACGAGGTGGATGCCGTCGAGCATTTGCCCGAAAGGGCCGGCGACGCCGACCTTGTCTTCGTCGCCGTGCCGGCGGAGCACGTCGCGGAAGTCGTCGGCGCGCTTTCCGGCCGCGTGAAGGATCGCGCGATCGTCACGGACGTGGCGGGCGTGAAATCCGCGATTTGCGAGGCCGGCGGGCGCGCGCTCGGGCCGAAGATCTTCATCGGCGGCCATCCGATGGCGGGCGCCGAGGGGCAGGGCGTGCGTCGCGCGGATCCGCTCCTTTTTCGCGGGCGGCCCTGGCTATTATGCCCGCTTGCGGGTGTGAACCCCGAAAGCCTGCTCGATCTCATGGCGCTCGTCGAAAAATTCGGCGCGAAGCCCATGACGCTCGATCCGCCCGATCACGATCGACTGGTCGCGCTTGTGAGCCATTTGCCGCAACTTGTCGCGACCACACTGATGGCGGTTGTCGAGCGCGCGGGCCCGGATCGCGAAAACGCGCTGAAAATCGCCGGCCCGGCGTTTCGCGAGATCACGCGCGTGGCGGCCTCGGACTACTCGCAGTGGGAAGGAATATTGCGCCTGAACCGCGCGCCGATCTCCAAGGCGCTGGACGAACTCGAGGCCGCGCTGTCGGAATTGCGCAAGCGCCTGGCGGATGATGATCTTGCCCCGATGTGGCGCGAGGCCTCGGGGCGGCGGCGCAAGATGGTCGACCAGGGCTTCCGGCCGGCGACGCGCGCGCCGCGCGGCGAATAA
- the aroF gene encoding 3-deoxy-7-phosphoheptulonate synthase, translating into MVIVMDRFATEEQIEAITEKVHRLGLDVHRSDGVEQTVLGIVGQGGSLSREDFLVMDGVADVVRISSPYKLTSRTFQKDNTIVDVGGVPIGGEEVVVMAGPCSVESEEQIETIARAVAAAGARILRGGAFKPRSSPYSFQGLGEDGLRFMRQSADRHGLKVVSEVMAAEQIPLLLEYVDMLQVGARNMQNFSLLTELGKARVPVLLKRGLSATIEEWLMSAEYLMAGGNAGVVLCERGIRSFDSQTRNILDLSSIPVVKRLSHLPIVADPSHGTGIRDYVAPLARASVAVGADGLMVEVHNDPDNALSDGPQSLYPDQFRTLMRRCRIIATTLGRRVTPERDDGV; encoded by the coding sequence ATGGTCATCGTGATGGATCGCTTCGCCACCGAAGAGCAAATCGAGGCGATTACGGAGAAGGTCCACAGGCTCGGGCTCGACGTGCACCGATCCGACGGCGTCGAGCAGACCGTTCTCGGTATCGTCGGGCAGGGCGGAAGCCTTTCGCGCGAGGACTTTCTTGTCATGGACGGGGTCGCGGACGTCGTCCGTATCTCCTCGCCCTATAAACTGACGAGCCGCACGTTTCAGAAGGATAACACCATCGTCGATGTCGGCGGCGTGCCGATCGGCGGCGAAGAGGTCGTCGTCATGGCCGGCCCGTGCTCGGTGGAGTCCGAGGAGCAGATCGAGACGATCGCCCGCGCGGTTGCCGCGGCCGGCGCGCGCATCCTGCGAGGCGGTGCCTTCAAGCCGCGCAGCTCGCCGTATTCCTTCCAGGGCCTCGGCGAGGACGGACTGCGTTTCATGCGCCAGTCCGCGGACCGGCACGGCCTGAAAGTGGTTAGCGAGGTGATGGCCGCGGAGCAGATTCCGCTTCTTCTCGAATACGTGGACATGCTTCAGGTCGGTGCGCGGAACATGCAGAATTTTTCGCTGCTCACCGAACTCGGCAAGGCGCGCGTTCCGGTGCTTCTCAAGCGCGGCCTCTCCGCGACGATCGAGGAATGGCTGATGTCCGCGGAGTATCTTATGGCCGGCGGCAACGCCGGCGTCGTGCTGTGCGAGCGCGGCATCCGCTCGTTCGACTCGCAGACGCGCAACATCCTCGACCTCTCGTCGATTCCCGTCGTCAAGCGGCTCTCGCACCTGCCGATCGTCGCGGACCCCAGCCACGGCACCGGTATCCGCGATTACGTCGCACCGCTCGCGCGCGCGTCCGTCGCGGTGGGCGCCGATGGCCTGATGGTCGAGGTGCACAACGATCCGGACAACGCGCTCTCCGACGGCCCGCAATCCCTGTATCCGGATCAGTTCCGCACGCTGATGCGCCGTTGCCGCATCATCGCGACGACGCTCGGCCGGCGCGTGACGCCGGAAAGGGACGATGGCGTTTAA
- a CDS encoding ISL3 family transposase, which produces MSDDFLYHGLGVWGYRVSGLRFHGGRCVMEMEATTIRLGCSLCGSRAVIRRGNVPREFLAPPIGRQVIVLRYAVPRLECRACGAVRQVRLSFADEHRRFTRSFERFVLELSRHMTIQSVARHLSIGWHVVKDIQKRYLRRRFRRIPLRKLKRIAIDEIAERKGRKYLTVVLDLDTGAVVFVGDGKGADALAPFWARLKRAGARIKAVATDLAPAYWASAMTHLPGAAIVFDRFHVVKLFNEKLSELRRKLAREADAMGRQMLKGVRWLLMKNPENLNPTRQEARRLEDALKFNEPLARAYYLKEQLRLFWEQQDKKAAARFLDQWVRWADGSDVKTLKDMARTLAYHRFGLLAWYDHPISTAALEGTNNKIKTLKRQAYGFRDREFFKLKILALHESRYEMVG; this is translated from the coding sequence ATGTCCGACGATTTCTTGTACCACGGTCTTGGGGTGTGGGGCTATCGGGTAAGTGGGCTTCGATTTCACGGGGGTCGCTGCGTCATGGAGATGGAGGCGACGACGATTCGTCTTGGATGTTCGTTGTGCGGGTCTCGGGCGGTGATCCGTCGCGGGAATGTGCCGCGGGAATTTCTGGCGCCTCCGATCGGGAGGCAGGTGATCGTTCTGCGTTACGCGGTACCTCGGTTGGAATGCCGGGCGTGTGGCGCGGTTCGGCAGGTCCGTCTGTCTTTCGCGGATGAGCATCGCCGCTTCACGCGGAGCTTCGAGCGCTTCGTGCTGGAGCTCTCCCGGCACATGACGATCCAGTCGGTCGCCCGTCACCTTTCCATCGGATGGCACGTGGTGAAGGACATCCAGAAGCGCTACCTGCGGCGGCGATTCCGGCGCATTCCGCTGCGGAAGCTCAAGCGGATCGCGATCGACGAGATCGCCGAGCGGAAGGGACGCAAGTACCTGACGGTGGTGCTCGACCTGGATACGGGAGCGGTGGTGTTTGTCGGGGACGGGAAAGGCGCCGATGCGCTTGCGCCCTTCTGGGCCAGGCTCAAACGCGCCGGCGCGCGGATCAAGGCGGTCGCGACGGACCTGGCCCCGGCGTATTGGGCTTCGGCCATGACGCACCTTCCCGGCGCAGCCATCGTCTTTGACCGCTTTCACGTCGTGAAGCTGTTCAACGAGAAACTCTCGGAGCTTCGGCGGAAACTCGCGCGGGAAGCCGACGCGATGGGCCGGCAAATGCTCAAAGGGGTGCGTTGGCTCCTGATGAAAAACCCCGAGAATCTGAACCCGACGCGGCAGGAAGCCCGCCGCCTGGAAGACGCGCTGAAATTCAATGAGCCGCTGGCCCGGGCGTACTACCTGAAAGAGCAACTGCGACTGTTCTGGGAGCAACAGGACAAAAAGGCCGCCGCCCGCTTCCTCGACCAGTGGGTGCGATGGGCCGACGGCTCCGACGTGAAAACCCTCAAAGACATGGCCCGCACCCTGGCCTACCATCGCTTCGGCCTCCTCGCCTGGTACGACCACCCCATCTCCACCGCCGCCCTCGAAGGGACCAACAACAAAATCAAAACGCTCAAACGACAAGCCTACGGATTCCGCGACCGCGAGTTTTTCAAGCTGAAAATCCTCGCCCTCCACGAGTCACGCTACGAGATGGTCGGATGA
- a CDS encoding DNA cytosine methyltransferase, giving the protein MRSVELFAGAGGLALGMKNAGFNHALLVERDHSACETFRQNRAHYSGQKSRWPLREHDVSEIDYAKLRNIYVVSGGPPCQPFSLGGKHRGFMDKRDMFPEAVRAIRELRPRAFIFENVKGLLRQTFASYFEYILLQLTHPSFKRRASEGWSEHRDRLEKHQTSRRGRSEYNVVFRLLNAADFGVPQRRERVFIVGFRSDLGIRWSFPEGTHSEAVLFRSQWISGEYWENHRIPGKFRPTLTDRIRIRVEKLSRNPALEFGKKPWRTVRDAIHDLPDPEKTSRNDYLNHTFVPGARIYRGHTGSPFDEPAKTLKAGDHGVPGGENMLARADGSVRYFTVREAARLQTFPDTYEFPVVWTESMRQLGNAVPVALSETIATSVAKTLKSQTVCEE; this is encoded by the coding sequence ATGCGTAGCGTCGAACTGTTCGCCGGGGCGGGCGGGCTCGCCCTTGGAATGAAAAACGCCGGATTTAACCACGCGCTACTTGTCGAACGCGACCATAGTGCATGCGAAACATTTCGCCAGAATAGGGCACACTATTCCGGTCAAAAATCAAGGTGGCCTCTTAGGGAACATGACGTAAGTGAGATCGACTATGCGAAATTGCGGAATATTTATGTCGTTTCCGGCGGCCCTCCATGCCAGCCATTCTCTCTTGGCGGAAAACATCGCGGCTTTATGGACAAGCGCGACATGTTCCCCGAGGCTGTCAGAGCCATCCGAGAGCTTCGGCCACGGGCGTTCATCTTCGAAAATGTCAAGGGACTTTTAAGGCAAACATTCGCAAGTTATTTCGAATATATACTTCTACAGCTTACGCATCCAAGTTTCAAAAGGCGAGCTTCCGAGGGCTGGTCGGAACACCGTGACCGCCTAGAAAAGCATCAAACTTCGCGTCGTGGCCGCTCGGAGTACAATGTCGTATTCCGATTGCTGAACGCCGCCGACTTTGGGGTACCGCAACGTCGCGAGCGCGTTTTTATTGTCGGATTTCGCTCGGATTTGGGCATCCGATGGAGTTTTCCCGAAGGCACGCATTCCGAAGCGGTGCTTTTTCGATCACAATGGATTAGCGGCGAGTATTGGGAGAATCATCGAATACCGGGCAAATTTCGTCCAACCTTAACCGATCGCATTCGAATTCGTGTTGAGAAGCTGTCGCGCAATCCGGCGCTTGAATTTGGGAAGAAGCCATGGCGCACCGTCCGAGACGCGATACACGATCTGCCAGACCCCGAAAAAACTTCTCGTAACGATTATCTAAATCATACATTCGTGCCCGGGGCGCGTATTTACAGAGGGCATACCGGAAGCCCATTCGATGAGCCGGCAAAGACGCTAAAAGCTGGCGATCATGGTGTACCTGGCGGTGAGAATATGTTAGCTCGCGCGGATGGTTCGGTTCGCTATTTCACGGTTCGCGAGGCGGCACGTTTGCAGACGTTCCCGGACACGTACGAATTTCCAGTCGTTTGGACAGAATCCATGAGGCAACTTGGAAATGCCGTTCCGGTTGCGTTAAGCGAAACGATAGCAACATCAGTCGCAAAGACCCTCAAGTCTCAGACAGTCTGCGAAGAGTGA
- a CDS encoding thiolase family protein yields MREALIVSACRTAVGRAKRGSLVDTRPDDMGAVVMSEAIKRAGVDPEIVEDAHIGCAMPEGEQGMNVARIAVLRAGLPHTVSAVTVNRFCASGLQAVWGATNAIQSGSCDVSLAGGTESMSMVPMGGNKIVPNPWLAENYPAAYISMGQTAENVAAKRGITREEQDRFALRSNENALKANASGAFKEQIVPLKTFKYDGLGGVKEFTFDVDEGPRESTLEGLSSLKPAFVNPALADQGFGTVTAGNSSQMSDGAAALLLVEGKKAAALNLSPLAALRGFVVAGLDPEYMGEGPAFAIPKLIERYGKQFGIKLDDIDVFEINEAFASQAVYSVKHVGIDPDKVNPNGGAIALGHPLGCTGAKLSTQVVYWLRDNKKKWGVVSMCIGGGMGAAGLFENLTL; encoded by the coding sequence ATGAGAGAAGCGCTGATTGTTTCCGCCTGCCGGACGGCCGTGGGGCGCGCCAAGCGCGGATCGCTCGTGGATACGCGGCCGGACGACATGGGCGCGGTGGTCATGAGCGAGGCGATCAAGCGGGCCGGCGTCGATCCGGAAATCGTCGAGGACGCGCACATCGGCTGCGCCATGCCGGAAGGCGAGCAGGGCATGAACGTCGCCCGCATCGCGGTGCTGCGCGCGGGCTTGCCGCACACGGTTTCCGCGGTGACGGTCAACCGGTTCTGCGCGTCCGGGTTGCAGGCGGTGTGGGGCGCGACCAATGCGATTCAGTCGGGCTCATGCGACGTGAGCCTCGCCGGCGGTACGGAGTCGATGTCGATGGTGCCGATGGGCGGCAACAAGATCGTGCCGAATCCGTGGCTCGCCGAAAACTATCCCGCCGCATACATCAGCATGGGACAGACGGCCGAAAACGTGGCGGCCAAGCGCGGCATCACGCGTGAGGAGCAGGACCGGTTCGCCCTGCGCTCCAACGAAAATGCGCTCAAGGCCAACGCGTCAGGTGCGTTCAAGGAGCAGATCGTTCCGCTTAAGACCTTCAAGTACGACGGCCTTGGCGGCGTGAAGGAATTCACGTTCGACGTCGACGAAGGACCGCGCGAATCCACGCTCGAGGGGCTTTCGTCGCTCAAGCCCGCGTTCGTCAACCCGGCGCTCGCGGACCAGGGATTCGGTACGGTCACGGCGGGTAACTCGTCGCAGATGTCCGACGGCGCCGCGGCGCTGCTGCTTGTCGAGGGCAAGAAGGCGGCGGCGCTGAACCTTTCGCCGCTGGCCGCGCTGCGCGGATTTGTCGTCGCGGGACTCGATCCGGAGTACATGGGCGAGGGGCCCGCGTTCGCGATCCCCAAGCTCATCGAACGCTACGGCAAGCAGTTTGGCATCAAACTCGATGACATCGACGTTTTCGAGATCAACGAGGCGTTCGCCTCGCAGGCCGTGTACAGCGTGAAACACGTCGGCATCGATCCGGACAAGGTCAATCCGAACGGCGGCGCGATCGCGCTTGGGCATCCGCTCGGTTGCACCGGCGCCAAGCTCTCGACGCAGGTCGTTTACTGGCTTCGCGACAACAAGAAAAAGTGGGGCGTCGTCTCGATGTGCATCGGCGGCGGCATGGGCGCCGCGGGCCTGTTCGAGAACCTTACGCTCTAG